TCGGGCTCGTCATACCAGGCTCAAAGTTTAACCCCATTCCATAACCAGAACCAAACGGACTGAACCCACTTCTACCAGCCATCCTACCAGGGCTAACACCATAACCACCAACTGCACCAGGAGAATAAGGTGGTCCCTGACCGTACCCATTAAGAATGTTTCCGGTTCGACCCAAACCATAAGGATAAGCACCAAGCATGGTTCGGTTAGGACTTGGAGAAAGCTCTTTTGGAACAGCTCGTTTCACTTCAACCATTTTACCATTTAGTTCATGAAAAGTTTTTAAAAGCACTTGGTCTACTGCATCCTCTGTATCAAAGGTAATGAATCCAAATCCCCTTGGCCTTTGTGTATTATGATCATACATAACCACAACATCTGTAATCGTACCAAATTGTTCAAAGTACCGTTTGAAATCATTTTCGGTCACAGTGGAAGCTAAACCTCCTACAAATATCTTTCTCGTTCGATTAGGACCAGGTGAACCCTGTATGCTACTGTTCCTACTAATTGTGCTCTGATCATCCCTAGGAACAGCCTTTTTTGCCTCAACCTAAcataattattaatcataagtttgatGATGATAAAGTACTTATTTTGAATTTGTAAGATTGAAAATGTTACCATTCTGCCATCAATGTTATGTTTCTCTTTGATAACTCTGTCTGCAACGACAGGATCGGCAAAAACAACAAAACCGAAACCACGCGCACGTCCAGTGGTGTGATCTTTCATAATCACAGCTTCCAAAACCTCACCGAAAGTACTAAAGTATTCTTGCAAACGTTCTTCATTTGTATCCCATGATATCCCACCAACAAATAGCTTACCAAGATCCGACTGCATTTTCTGTACAGCAAAAACTAAATCAATCAACAATCTAAATTTCAATACATCAAACCAAACAATTGTTACCAAACTTAGTAATATTGGTTCTAGAGCTCATCTAAATTATCCAAGTTAATAAAGTGAAAATGCAGATCAAAATAGCATAGATTGAAAGCAATATACCTTAGTTTAAGGTTATAATCAGATTAACACACCTAATGTAAAGAAGAGTATAATCGGATTCAATTAAACAAACATCGGATCGAACAACAATTGAGGTAAATGAGGTCCTCCTGAAAAGTAGTTACAGGAAATTAATTTAATCAATCGATCAAGAAACCAACTTTATCGAATTTTAAAAGATACCCAATACCAAAATCATGATATTGAAGCGATTGAAGAAATACCCAGATGATAAATCTTTAAACTTTAAGATCTGAGAGGATGAACAATAAGAAGTGAGGGCATGTTCATGCCCCCTTTGATTATTTTTTATAAGTCGTTCAGAATATTATGTATGTAAATGTAAATCTAGATGTGGGCTTGTGTTGTTGTATGTAAAAAATGGAGGATACTAAAAAAGATCAAATTTTTATAATTTAAAGAAAATGATGAATGAATATATGcggtagtgtgtgtgtgtgtgtgtgtgtgtgtgtgagagaaagAGGGGAAGAGGGGAAAAGGGGAAAAAAGGGAAATAATTTTGGGGTCTTGAGTTTGATCTGATAAATTGGAAGGAAGCAATGTTTGTCCTTGAATTCGATCCTTATATACTTATTGGGAAAATCTATGGTACATGTATCAGTCCTATGTATGTACATGCTGCATCTATGTATGTACATGCTGCATTgcattgtatgtatgtatgtatgatcaTGTACCCATGTTGGGAATGGGTGACATATGATTTCTGATGGACGGTTGTGATTGCTTGTCCCTTGGATTGGATTATTTTACAATATGTCCTTTGAATACCGGATGTTAAGGCTTTATGAGCCACTTGTGTTGGGTCGAGAATTTGTATATTGCAAATCAACCTTTTTATACATTATAAAAATCTATAAAAAGTATGTGAGGTTATTCTGGCATATGATAGATTATTatcatttgttattatcttttTAACAGCGAGTTAGGAGTGAGAGTTTTTTGAAAACCATTCACTCGATCATATTCATAGCACGTGTCGGGATAGCACGTGTCGGGAGAGGAACGCATTAGAAAAACTCTTACGAGGATCGAACCTTACCGAATACCTGAATAATCGAGGTACCGCTGAGACAATGCACAAGTGATATTTTTATTAGAAGGGATGAACAGAAGTTTAAAGTTTCAAAATTATAAATACGAGAATAAAAGTTGCTATACTCATCTGCCCCGATCAACCTAGGCGGAGACATGCCAAACCCCTCATATGCCCGACTAGCATGTTATTCGAGCAGTTAGCTGAGTGGTATCCGGTCTTGGAATATGTGTCCCGAATCTAAGGAAGAATCGAAGATCGTGATTCGGGTTCGATTCTCATCCAGGATTTTAATTCTCTCGAAATACGTGGTCCGGATTCGAGTTGAATAGGTTTTCCTGGCAAGTGTTAAAGGATATGATCAGGTGATGGGTACTCTCCATAGTGTGAATCCACATCAATGACCCTAACATGCtggtctaaaaaaaaaaaaaaaaagtttgagaaTCTATTCCGAAAAGACTTCATTCACCGATCGTTGGGTCAATTGAATTACGGTATATGATCTACATTGTCTTTTAGATAATGTGTTTTATATACTGTTTTTTGGGTGGTACATCTATATAACTTCAGCGTTATTGGTTATTTGCAAGAAAAAAGTATAACAAGATGTTCCGATTTGTAACTACATTATTATACTAATCCAAACTTAGAATGTGTCATCTTTGTGTATCTTTTTTTTCTCACCTAACAATGGTCGAACCATAATAATTTGTTTAAAATATTTAGTTGAGAAAACAGATTATTAGATGAACACGTGTCTTAGTGTCTATATGATGCAACAAGAGACTCAAAGGAACAGATGCTTTGTGAACTCATAGGTCATAGTAACTTGTTAGGCAGGCATTTGTATTATTCTGATAAAACATCTTTTGATCCATATGTTAATAACCATCTATGTTGTTGTGCACAATGCTTCGATGATTTTGGTATGGTTTTGTTTTGTTATATATGCTCCTAGtggattattatttactttaaactTAATTAGggctttaatatattatattatgatataataataatataacaataataacagtaataatataatatactactATTGAACAATGAacaggttttttttttaaaagtacaAAAGTTTACAGACAGGCAATCTTGAGTTTCCAAGAATGCGACATGTGCATATTTTGCTCTCAATGATTAATGATACATCAGGAGAAGACAGCCTAAAAAAAGTTGCATATTACAGTAGCTATAAAGATCTGTAAACAAAAAATATCAAACTCATAATTTCGAGTCATCTTTATGAGACCCAAATTAGAGAAGACAATAAAGTTGGACCTGAATTAGAGAAGACAATAAAGTTGGACATTTTTAGAGACAACAGCTAGCTGAAATGATAATGTTCTGAAATTTAACTAAACCTGATAATTATAACAATCTAACTAATGGTACCATTAAACCCAGGTCCATAATTAACAAATGGTTCTTACAAGTTAACATAGAAAAAACCACAACTCGTAAGCCATAATCGTCAAACGCCATTACATTGACTCAAACCTTATTCAAAACAACTATCACCATTCAAGAAAGTACTAAAACCACCAATGCATTTCGATCTACGCCGCCAACAAACAAAACATTATATACATGACAAATAAAGAAAACAGCATATGATCATAAGGGATAAAAGTATAAACCTCTTTATCAATTAAGCACTAACATCAGTCTCCTCATCTTCAATATCCTGAAGAAACGGGTCCTTAAGAAGATCAGAAGCCGAAGGCCTTGCTCGTGGCTTACCAATACACCTCTCAATAAACGCTTTTAGTTCCGGTTCGTTTACTTTGTTGAAAGCTTGAGGCATCACACCACTTGTAACTTTCTTGTATATTTTAGCAACACCATCACATTCGGTGTATGGTATCTCCATTGTAGCCATTTCTAACAAGCACATACCAAACGAGTATATGTCCACCAACTCATTATAATCCTCCTCGTACAGTTCAGGTGCCATGTATTCTGGTGTCCCTAGCAACGAGTGTGCAACGTGACTCTTACCCACAACTGCTGCTAGACCCAAATCACCAATCTTAACCTGTTCATTATGATTCAACGTTAAACAGCAGTTAGCATTCACAATATCAACCAAATCTGTTACTGTTCATAAACACTCCCATACCATACTTTAACCACAACAAAACCATATCAAAATCGTCTACACATTTTACATTTGTAACCAATAGCATATATTGCTATAAAAAATAAACAAAAAGGCATACATAAATACAAATGGCTAACATAGTTTAACATAGTGATTACTACTGTTCAAAGGCtcctatatatataaacacataaaaAGTATGAAACTTGAAAACAAATTAGATACTTACCTTTCCAATATTCCCATTGATGAAGATGTTGCTACAATTAAGATCTCTATGAATGACACATGGCTCATGGGTATGTAAATACTCCAACCCTTTCAAAATCTGTCTTGACCACTTCTTTAAGGCTTTGACCGACACACGCTTATGTTTCTTCCTATAATCCCTCAAATTTCCTGATGCACACGCTTCAGTAATGAAGTTCAAGGTGTTATGCTCAACATCCCTCCAGAAACCATACAGAACGATTAGGTTTTCGTTATTCAAAGTCTTTAACAGTTTCACTTCTGAAAACAACCGTTTGGTAACAGATGGATCACCACTGAAATTGCCTAACTTCACTTGATTCCAAGCAACGTCCTTACCTTCTTGTTGATCGAAACCTCTGTAGACCTTTTTGACTGCACCACAACCGAGCAGGTCACTGTACCGACCAAATCTTCCAGATGGGTCGACCTCCACAAATGGTTCCCTGTCTTGATCCGATTGATCAGGACTTCCTAATTGCATCCTATATACTTCTTCGGTAATGTCGGTATTATCCAAAATCATTACCAGATTTACCTAAGCACAAAAGGGAAAAAAAAACACAGTTCAGCTACATACATATCACACAGCTCACAATAAACAAGCTAGAAACAGTGATTAAACTGTGAATCAAAATATGATATACATTCGTATAATCGGAAAGATACAAACATAGAATAATTTAGTATTCAGTATACTCACATGGAAACATATAGATATAAAGTACACACATATGCATACATCTCTAGGTTTACAAGCATATATACACCCAAAAAAAAACGCGCGCGCACACATACACACACGCAAACACGTTTTTGTAGAGCAGCCGCATATCGTTAAACCGAAACTCCGTAACAAGAAGCTAGAGGAGGAATTACAACGGGCTCATAAGCCAAAGGTTCCAGTTAGAAACTGATTTTCCTCTATATCTAAACCACGAAAACGAAAtttccaacacacacacacacacacacacacacacacatacatacacatacacatacatacacaaacatgcattcttagatacacatgcatatatgtagtccccatatatacatatacaaagatAAGTACAAAtttatgaatatataaatatatgtgtgtgaTCAGAATAGAAACAATTTCTGTAATGCACTACACAGTAGCCAAAATCTGGAATTATGTAACCTAGCTTCTGTATTTCAACAGATTTTAACATATTACTATGCCTAATGTAAAAAATCAACAATTAGGAATTATCAACAAAATCTAATAGAAATCATCGCATTCACATGCTAAAACAAATTAAAATTGAAGCAAAACAGAAAAAACACTTGGCGCGATTTAAACTAGGGTTACGATTCAGCAATATTAATTGAATGCATAGCTGTTCTTATGCTAAATGACAATCGAGATAGAAAAATTGAAAAATTAAATATAATTTGATTGATGATTGCTAGTGATCGATACCTGAAAGATTAGTAAACTGGCGACAGATATTTGGATTCGCAGCGAGAGACGAAAGGGAATAActatataaaattaataaattaatttttaaaTGGGTATAAAATAAGAAAGTGTAATACGACGAGGACTCTCCGTACTTGAAGATatctatttaatattaaatattacagtaattaatattatattttaaatatgattataattataattataataattataattataatccttTTAATTACTGTAATGTTATGTTATTTTAGGATAATGACCTTTGTTTTCTATTAAGTTTTAAATTTAAATACAGTACTAATCAAATAGCGCGTGCTCTTTGACTTTTGACCCATTTTGTGTTAGGAAAGAAACATGTTAATTTCATATTCGTTTAGAACGACAATTTTGGCATCGAATTCTCTCATTTGTCACATACGCGCTCGTTAGGAAGAAACTATTCGCATTCATCACGCAAAGCGTACCCGAAATGCTTTAGATTAACTGTTTAGCCCGCAGAGAGTAAAGGATACCAGAGGCACAACCTTAGAGAAAACTACCCCTCGAGATTTGAACATGCACTCAACGATACGGGCCCACAACCAACTGATGCTTTTTATCACTCAACCAATAGTTAGATGATAACATGTTAATTTCATATTGGTTTGGCATTGCAAATATTTTTGATTTCCTAACATCTAATTAATTATTGGATAGGAATATTAATTCCAACTCTCTCGTTTCAAAGTGGATTATATAATTCATTCAATTTTTTATATCCAAAAGATCCTCCCAAATCACAATAGTCAGCTTGCGATACGTGAAGTTGTTTGCGGATAGCAAATGTGCAGACACACAAAGTCATTTCGTGATTCTCAAACTGCAAACATGCTCTTATAATTTGTAGTTTGCAAATCGCAAACAGACTCTTACGACTTGATTTCCCAAGATTTGGTAGATTTTTTCGAATAAAACTTCAATCCAATAATTAGAATGTTCAAAAATCTCCAATTTTCTTAAATAAATccaatattaaactcattttctaGATTTGTTAACTTGCAATGGTAGCTTTCAATCCTTCTGTGTCAGAATCAGGGATGACAATGGATGTCCGATCCatcggatatccatccgatccgattcatttaaatggatatggatgatctaaatagatgataaatggatatggatatggatatggatgatgtgaaAAAACTAGTGGATCGGGTATGGATGACAATTTGTCATCCATAGATATATTcatttaccacccgaaatacatatatacatataaatatatacatatttacttaaataTATGCATTACATTTACATATCCTTATATATGTACACTATAAACTAGAGATGGCAATGATCATCCGATCcgatggatatccacccgatccgatcCGTTTAAAGCGGATATGGATGATCttaaatgaatatggatacggatatggataaacctaaatggatatggatatggatttgGATGAAatatttcatccatggatatatccatttacacccgaaatacatatacaaatacaaaaatatagatatatgcatatACCATAACTATTACAAATGTATTTATCATtacatatatattttgtttgcaacCATATAATGATTCATTATGAGGAATCACAACAAAACATGTAAATCTAACTTAAAAAACATAAATATTAGACATATAATTCGTCATAATCAATGTTTGATGGTAAATTTAACAAATTCTATTGAAGATTCGACAAAAATTATACATTTTGGTAGAAAGATTTTAATTTATGCTATGTAAAgtttatttttgttatattacgttttTGTTTTCATAAAATACTATAACATTTCTTAAATATCCAAtgaatatccattaacccgcttaatccactggatatggatatggatggatgaactgaatgtaaatggatatggatgtggatatggcgtcacccgattcatatccgatccattgtcatgcCTACTATAAACTATTAAAATGTCATCGAATATATAGATTGTGGAGACACAACTATGTGAAATAGCATTAAATTTGTATGTCttacatatattatatatctttgttggAAATACTTTGAAGATTTCATTTCATGATAGGAAAATTCTTAGAATAACTTAATATCCATCGGATATCCATTTATCCGCTTCATTcagcggatatggatatggatggatgaaatatatttaaaggatatggatatggatatggattttaaaaattaaatggatatggatatggatatggatatggatataggcTCACCCGATCCATTGACATCTCTAGTCAGAATGCAAGATGGATGACATTATACAATATTCCCTTGAAAAACTATTGAAAAGTACTGGTGCAAGTTAACaaatgtgaaaatgagttaaaaaGAGAAGTTTTTTGTGATGAATAATTACGATTTTTGACCCTTTTATTTAACGTTGAAATGTTATCCGAAATTTTTTACAAAATCTCATAAATTTTAATCTAAATATCTTAATTGCCTAT
This genomic window from Rutidosis leptorrhynchoides isolate AG116_Rl617_1_P2 chromosome 2, CSIRO_AGI_Rlap_v1, whole genome shotgun sequence contains:
- the LOC139891013 gene encoding uncharacterized protein; amino-acid sequence: MQSDLGKLFVGGISWDTNEERLQEYFSTFGEVLEAVIMKDHTTGRARGFGFVVFADPVVADRVIKEKHNIDGRMVEAKKAVPRDDQSTISRNSSIQGSPGPNRTRKIFVGGLASTVTENDFKRYFEQFGTITDVVVMYDHNTQRPRGFGFITFDTEDAVDQVLLKTFHELNGKMVEVKRAVPKELSPSPNRTMLGAYPYGLGRTGNILNGYGQGPPYSPGAVGGYGVSPGRMAGRSGFSPFGSGYGMGLNFEPGMTSPNYNRGMNYGRGMSPSPSPNPYFVGNSNRFAGPIGYDVGNGANVGNIGNVGNGGNVSFFSSTPRNLWGNNGFNYGSNSGGSSSIGGGIFGNTGLNWSSNPIANQAGRNSTNQTGNLNYGGDNNSYGLGGGGGYGRNAATSAVPTSYGGANGGYDGPFSDFYGGGSGGSVYGGDPTWRSANNEQDESGSFGGYGLGGGGDDPDVQTKNSPGYVGGYSVAKRQTNRGIVG
- the LOC139891014 gene encoding probable serine/threonine-protein kinase WNK11, which encodes MILDNTDITEEVYRMQLGSPDQSDQDREPFVEVDPSGRFGRYSDLLGCGAVKKVYRGFDQQEGKDVAWNQVKLGNFSGDPSVTKRLFSEVKLLKTLNNENLIVLYGFWRDVEHNTLNFITEACASGNLRDYRKKHKRVSVKALKKWSRQILKGLEYLHTHEPCVIHRDLNCSNIFINGNIGKVKIGDLGLAAVVGKSHVAHSLLGTPEYMAPELYEEDYNELVDIYSFGMCLLEMATMEIPYTECDGVAKIYKKVTSGVMPQAFNKVNEPELKAFIERCIGKPRARPSASDLLKDPFLQDIEDEETDVSA